In Macrobrachium rosenbergii isolate ZJJX-2024 chromosome 16, ASM4041242v1, whole genome shotgun sequence, a single genomic region encodes these proteins:
- the PGAP5 gene encoding metallophosphoesterase 1 isoform X1 — translation MKRPRILLDVYFLGKLALAIVGVFVYCEFLHYYVVIGQCDWPVLNPSSADKSIEDNGDQLRAMILADTHLLGRRNGHWFDKLRREWQMHRAFQSAITLHKPNIVIFLGDLFDEGKWCMPDEFAAYVTRFHNLFYAPEEIQFLIAAGNHDMGFHYSLNPYLVNRFQKAFDTGPVKLLQIQGVTFVIINSMAMEGDDCFLCKPALTKLKIVSSKCVIAGQLKCAKGDKELCEYWKNSMMQQYSMPIILQHYPLFRESDAVCSEPDEAPEDIKYIRFRERWECISKDSTELLLEELSPRLVLSGHTHHGCHVQHNSSDGKIVHEYTIPSFSWRNKKNPTFSMMTASPNNYSIYKCHMPSENTVLSIYALSVIAFVVWLTSKKFRSQGVLYTKVPGHLD, via the exons ATGAAACGGCCGCGGATTTTGTTGGATGTATATTTCTTAGGAAAGTTGGCACTAGCAATTGTTGGAGTTTTTGTGTATTGTGAATTCCTTCATTATTATGTTGTTATTGGTCAG TGCGATTGGCCTGTGTTAAACCCCAGTTCTGCTGACAAAAGCATAGAGGATAATGGCGATCAACTACGTGCAATGATACTTGCAGACACTCatttattaggaagaagaaatggacactGGTTTGATAAACTCAGAAG GGAATGGCAAATGCATCGAGCTTTTCAGTCAGCCATAACATTACATAAACccaatattgttattttcttag GTGACCTCTTTGATGAAGGCAAATGGTGTATGCCTGATGAGTTTGCAGCATATGTCACCAGATTCCACAATTTGTTTTATGCTCCTGAGGAAATTCAGTTCCTAATAGCAGCTGGTAACCATGACATGGGCTTCCATTATag CTTGAACCCATACTTGGTGAACCGATTTCAAAAGGCATTTGATACTGGTCCTGTAAAGTTACTCCAGATTCAAGGAGTAACATTTGTCATTATTAATAGTATGGCTATGGAAGGGGATGACTGTTTTCTATGCAAACCTGCCTTAACAAAGTTGAAGATTGTTTCAAGTAAGTGTGTTATTGCAG GACAGCTGAAGTGTGCTAAAGGTGATAAGGAATTATGTGAATATTGGAAGAACTCTATGATGCAACAGTATAGTATGCCAATAATATTACAG CATTACCCACTATTCCGGGAATCAGACGCTGTTTGCAGTGAACCAGATGAAGCTCCAGAAGACATTAAATACATCAGATTCAGAGAACGATGGGAGTGTATCTCTAAAGATTCTACAGAATTG TTGTTAGAAGAGCTTTCTCCTCGGTTGGTACTCAGTGGACACACACATCATGGCTGTCATGTGCAACATAATAGCAGTGATGGCAAAATTGTGCATGAGTACACTATTCCCTCGTTTTCTTGGCGCAATAAAAAGAATCCAACATTTTCAATG atgacagccagtCCAAACAACTACTCTATCTATAAGTGCCACATGCCTTCAGAAAATACTGTTTTGTCCATATATGCCTTAAGTGTCATTGCTTTTGTGGTCTGGCTCACAAGTAAGAAATTTAGGTCACAGGGTGTGTTATACACCAAAGTTCCAGGACATTTAGATTAA
- the PGAP5 gene encoding metallophosphoesterase 1 isoform X2: MKRPRILLDVYFLGKLALAIVGVFVYCEFLHYYVVIGQCDWPVLNPSSADKSIEDNGDQLRAMILADTHLLGRRNGHWFDKLRREWQMHRAFQSAITLHKPNIVIFLGDLFDEGKWCMPDEFAAYVTRFHNLFYAPEEIQFLIAAGNHDMGFHYSLNPYLVNRFQKAFDTGPVKLLQIQGVTFVIINSMAMEGDDCFLCKPALTKLKIVSRQLKCAKGDKELCEYWKNSMMQQYSMPIILQHYPLFRESDAVCSEPDEAPEDIKYIRFRERWECISKDSTELLLEELSPRLVLSGHTHHGCHVQHNSSDGKIVHEYTIPSFSWRNKKNPTFSMMTASPNNYSIYKCHMPSENTVLSIYALSVIAFVVWLTSKKFRSQGVLYTKVPGHLD, from the exons ATGAAACGGCCGCGGATTTTGTTGGATGTATATTTCTTAGGAAAGTTGGCACTAGCAATTGTTGGAGTTTTTGTGTATTGTGAATTCCTTCATTATTATGTTGTTATTGGTCAG TGCGATTGGCCTGTGTTAAACCCCAGTTCTGCTGACAAAAGCATAGAGGATAATGGCGATCAACTACGTGCAATGATACTTGCAGACACTCatttattaggaagaagaaatggacactGGTTTGATAAACTCAGAAG GGAATGGCAAATGCATCGAGCTTTTCAGTCAGCCATAACATTACATAAACccaatattgttattttcttag GTGACCTCTTTGATGAAGGCAAATGGTGTATGCCTGATGAGTTTGCAGCATATGTCACCAGATTCCACAATTTGTTTTATGCTCCTGAGGAAATTCAGTTCCTAATAGCAGCTGGTAACCATGACATGGGCTTCCATTATag CTTGAACCCATACTTGGTGAACCGATTTCAAAAGGCATTTGATACTGGTCCTGTAAAGTTACTCCAGATTCAAGGAGTAACATTTGTCATTATTAATAGTATGGCTATGGAAGGGGATGACTGTTTTCTATGCAAACCTGCCTTAACAAAGTTGAAGATTGTTTCAA GACAGCTGAAGTGTGCTAAAGGTGATAAGGAATTATGTGAATATTGGAAGAACTCTATGATGCAACAGTATAGTATGCCAATAATATTACAG CATTACCCACTATTCCGGGAATCAGACGCTGTTTGCAGTGAACCAGATGAAGCTCCAGAAGACATTAAATACATCAGATTCAGAGAACGATGGGAGTGTATCTCTAAAGATTCTACAGAATTG TTGTTAGAAGAGCTTTCTCCTCGGTTGGTACTCAGTGGACACACACATCATGGCTGTCATGTGCAACATAATAGCAGTGATGGCAAAATTGTGCATGAGTACACTATTCCCTCGTTTTCTTGGCGCAATAAAAAGAATCCAACATTTTCAATG atgacagccagtCCAAACAACTACTCTATCTATAAGTGCCACATGCCTTCAGAAAATACTGTTTTGTCCATATATGCCTTAAGTGTCATTGCTTTTGTGGTCTGGCTCACAAGTAAGAAATTTAGGTCACAGGGTGTGTTATACACCAAAGTTCCAGGACATTTAGATTAA